One Pleurocapsa sp. PCC 7327 DNA segment encodes these proteins:
- a CDS encoding Re/Si-specific NAD(P)(+) transhydrogenase subunit alpha, with the protein MKIAIAKEIEIGEFRVALVPDTVARLVKGGFEVLVQTGAGAGAHFSDDAYEAAGAKLIADPAQLWGEADLLLKVSPPSERDGQPEINWLKPGAVLLGMLDPLSDPAGIKKLADRQITAFSLELIPRTSRAQSMDALSSQANIAGYKATLLAAAYLPRIFPMMTTAAGTIPPAKVLVIGAGVAGLQVIATARRLGAVVEAFDIRPAVKEEVQSVGAKFIDITLEEDAVADGGYAKEVSTASQERVREVLTEHVKRADVVITTAQVPGKRAPLIVTESMVAQMKPGSVIVDIAAEQGGNCAYTEPGKDVTQYGVTIIGPINLPASVPIDASQMYAKNVLTLVQYLVKDGELKLDFADDIIDSACVTHAGEIRNSRVREALSIPV; encoded by the coding sequence ATGAAGATAGCTATTGCTAAAGAAATTGAAATTGGAGAATTTCGGGTGGCGTTAGTACCAGATACCGTCGCCCGATTAGTCAAAGGAGGTTTTGAAGTCTTGGTTCAGACTGGAGCGGGTGCGGGAGCGCACTTCTCGGATGATGCTTATGAAGCGGCTGGCGCTAAACTGATTGCCGATCCCGCCCAACTTTGGGGAGAAGCCGATCTCCTGCTCAAAGTTTCCCCTCCCAGCGAACGAGACGGACAGCCAGAAATTAATTGGCTCAAACCAGGGGCAGTTTTGCTCGGAATGCTCGATCCGCTAAGCGATCCTGCTGGCATCAAAAAATTAGCCGATCGCCAGATTACCGCGTTTAGCCTAGAGCTAATTCCCCGCACCAGTCGCGCTCAAAGCATGGACGCGCTGTCATCTCAAGCTAATATTGCTGGCTACAAAGCTACCTTGCTAGCTGCTGCCTATTTGCCCAGAATCTTCCCCATGATGACCACTGCCGCAGGAACCATTCCCCCTGCCAAAGTATTAGTTATCGGCGCAGGGGTAGCCGGGTTGCAGGTGATCGCGACTGCCCGCCGTTTGGGAGCCGTGGTAGAAGCCTTTGATATCCGTCCGGCAGTCAAAGAAGAAGTCCAAAGCGTCGGCGCTAAATTCATCGACATTACTTTAGAAGAAGACGCGGTGGCAGACGGTGGCTATGCCAAAGAAGTTTCGACTGCCAGCCAAGAACGAGTTCGCGAAGTCCTGACCGAACACGTCAAACGAGCTGATGTCGTCATCACCACAGCACAGGTTCCTGGCAAGCGAGCGCCTCTAATCGTTACCGAATCGATGGTTGCTCAGATGAAACCGGGTTCTGTCATTGTTGATATTGCTGCCGAACAAGGTGGGAACTGTGCCTACACCGAACCGGGCAAAGATGTCACGCAATACGGCGTTACCATCATCGGTCCGATTAATTTGCCCGCCTCAGTACCCATTGATGCCAGTCAGATGTATGCCAAGAACGTACTGACCTTGGTGCAGTATCTCGTCAAAGATGGCGAGTTAAAACTCGATTTTGCGGATGACATTATCGATAGCGCCTGTGTGACCCATGCAGGAGAAATTCGCAATTCGCGAGTTCGCGAGGCTTTGTCGATCCCTGTTTAG
- a CDS encoding late competence development ComFB family protein: protein MDSILDYLASQSERVVSQSNKNAMELLVAQEIKKQLEPCSAEIKELVNQVEVATYALNRLPSLYASSEEGLAWQKQRGQKEMQQLITATVREALEVVRKDPARFSTPLLPPERQEIQEAREALQELLDWLWMYQGEIPRNDASWRELIKIVKQIVSQAVKKEIDESETQALS from the coding sequence ATGGATTCAATCTTAGATTATCTGGCTTCTCAGTCCGAGCGCGTCGTTTCGCAGTCTAACAAAAACGCGATGGAGTTGCTAGTTGCCCAAGAAATCAAAAAACAACTAGAGCCTTGTTCGGCTGAAATCAAAGAGTTAGTCAATCAAGTCGAGGTAGCAACCTACGCTCTCAATCGTTTGCCCTCTCTCTACGCTTCGAGCGAAGAAGGTTTAGCTTGGCAAAAACAACGGGGTCAAAAAGAAATGCAACAGTTAATTACAGCCACTGTTCGCGAAGCGCTAGAAGTGGTTCGGAAAGACCCCGCTAGATTTTCCACGCCGCTTCTGCCGCCCGAACGCCAGGAAATCCAAGAAGCTAGAGAAGCCCTACAAGAGCTGTTAGATTGGCTTTGGATGTATCAAGGCGAAATTCCTCGCAACGATGCTTCTTGGCGCGAACTCATCAAAATAGTTAAGCAAATTGTCAGTCAAGCCGTCAAAAAAGAAATTGATGAAAGCGAAACTCAAGCGCTAAGCTAA
- a CDS encoding histone deacetylase, translating into MSLPIVYHPDYIAPLPEGHRFPMSKFKLLYELLLADGIAQLDCVYRPEVPSRELIELVHLPEYVRAYCEGTLDPKAQRRIGLPWSPALANRTCVAVGGTILTAQLALQYGLACNTAGGTHHAFPGYGSGFCIFNDLAIATRVLQQLGLVKKVLIVDLDVHQGDGTACIFQDDPSVFTFSMHCEANFPNNKQKSDLDVPLPVGLDDDGYLHILAKYLSDVLSQVQPDLVLYDAGVDTHASDRLGKLALTDLGIYRREMQVLTTCLAAGCPVACVIGGGYADDLQGLVARHSLLHRAAKVIYQQCLAVPS; encoded by the coding sequence ATGAGTTTACCGATCGTCTACCATCCAGACTACATTGCGCCATTGCCAGAGGGACATCGCTTTCCGATGTCTAAATTCAAACTCCTTTACGAATTGCTACTCGCCGACGGCATCGCTCAACTCGACTGCGTTTACCGTCCAGAAGTCCCGTCGCGGGAGTTAATTGAATTAGTACATCTACCAGAATACGTGCGAGCCTATTGCGAGGGAACGCTCGATCCGAAGGCACAGCGCCGCATTGGCTTGCCTTGGAGTCCCGCTTTAGCCAATCGGACTTGTGTTGCGGTCGGCGGAACGATTCTGACGGCTCAACTGGCTTTGCAATATGGATTGGCTTGCAATACGGCAGGGGGAACTCACCATGCTTTTCCGGGTTATGGTTCGGGGTTTTGTATTTTTAACGATTTAGCGATCGCAACTCGCGTCTTGCAACAACTCGGACTGGTCAAAAAAGTCCTCATTGTCGATTTAGACGTTCATCAAGGCGATGGAACGGCTTGTATCTTTCAAGACGATCCCAGCGTTTTTACTTTCTCGATGCATTGCGAAGCGAATTTCCCCAATAACAAGCAAAAAAGCGATCTCGACGTGCCGCTACCCGTTGGTTTAGATGATGACGGCTATTTACACATCCTGGCTAAATATCTCTCCGATGTACTCTCTCAAGTCCAACCCGATTTGGTGTTGTACGATGCTGGCGTAGATACTCATGCGAGCGATCGCCTGGGAAAATTAGCCCTAACGGATCTGGGAATTTATCGCCGCGAAATGCAGGTTTTGACTACCTGTTTGGCAGCTGGCTGTCCTGTTGCTTGTGTCATTGGCGGGGGATACGCCGACGATCTCCAAGGATTAGTCGCTCGGCATTCGCTCTTGCATCGAGCTGCTAAAGTAATTTACCAGCAATGTTTGGCAGTGCCTTCGTAA
- a CDS encoding FtsX-like permease family protein has protein sequence MVSIARKNLLEDLPRFLVAQAGIMFAVSLVTIQTGILNGFSRSTALLIDRSKADIWLTSDRMVQFEYTEPLTYAQLEEAKQVEGVERAEPITLTTSRWYPANSTESSSVRIIGFDPNGRLFQPGDITQGSLKAVSNPYTIMVEGSRIEELHINSIGQMGKIGSLPARVDAVTENTQSLVASPFVFTSLKNVNTYMSAGYTSRVNCQANENGKFDCTTIYEKASDAETKQSQMPPLKALSLTDPVTYILIKAKPGQNMEALKKRLQETIPGTTAYTKAEMSQKTRDYWKVRTGVGVILGIGAAVGVIVGMVVVSQILYSSVSEHIKEFGTLKAIGASDKLLYGVIVEQSIWMAVLGYIPGMLICLGLSAAVAEQGIIILITPGAAVGVFGIIVAMCIGSAFLAIRKVTRIDPAMVFKG, from the coding sequence ATGGTATCCATTGCTCGTAAGAACCTACTCGAAGACTTGCCTCGTTTCTTAGTTGCCCAGGCAGGTATCATGTTTGCCGTTAGCCTAGTGACAATCCAAACTGGCATTCTCAACGGTTTTTCTCGCTCTACAGCCCTCCTCATCGATCGCTCGAAAGCAGACATCTGGCTAACTTCCGATCGGATGGTTCAATTCGAGTATACAGAACCATTGACCTACGCACAACTAGAAGAGGCAAAACAAGTAGAAGGAGTCGAACGGGCAGAACCTATTACTCTTACTACGTCGAGATGGTATCCAGCCAACAGTACCGAAAGTAGTTCCGTGCGCATCATTGGTTTCGACCCAAACGGAAGACTCTTTCAACCGGGAGATATTACGCAAGGAAGCCTAAAAGCGGTATCTAACCCCTACACTATCATGGTAGAAGGAAGTCGCATAGAGGAACTACACATCAACTCTATCGGTCAGATGGGGAAAATCGGAAGCTTGCCCGCTCGCGTAGACGCAGTTACCGAAAATACTCAATCTTTAGTAGCGTCTCCGTTTGTCTTTACATCTCTTAAGAATGTTAATACCTACATGAGTGCTGGGTATACCTCTAGGGTCAACTGTCAGGCAAACGAAAATGGAAAGTTCGATTGTACGACAATTTATGAGAAGGCTTCTGATGCCGAAACCAAGCAGTCGCAGATGCCTCCACTCAAAGCCTTGAGCTTAACCGATCCCGTTACCTATATTTTGATAAAAGCTAAACCGGGTCAAAACATGGAAGCGCTCAAAAAGCGCCTGCAAGAGACCATCCCCGGAACGACTGCCTATACTAAGGCAGAAATGTCGCAAAAAACGAGAGATTACTGGAAAGTTCGCACGGGCGTTGGCGTGATTTTGGGTATCGGAGCGGCAGTTGGGGTAATCGTCGGCATGGTCGTTGTGAGCCAAATTCTTTATTCTTCCGTGTCCGAACACATTAAGGAATTTGGTACCCTCAAAGCAATCGGCGCGTCGGATAAGCTGCTTTATGGGGTTATCGTAGAGCAATCGATCTGGATGGCAGTTTTGGGCTATATTCCAGGAATGCTGATCTGCCTAGGCTTGAGCGCAGCCGTCGCCGAACAGGGAATTATCATTTTGATTACTCCGGGAGCGGCAGTTGGCGTGTTTGGTATTATTGTCGCCATGTGCATCGGTTCTGCGTTTCTCGCCATTCGCAAGGTAACGCGAATCGACCCTGCGATGGTTTTCAAAGGCTAA
- a CDS encoding cobalt-precorrin-8X methylmutase, protein MRDGERLNHPILEQSFAIIDQEIGNHSLNSWEYAIARRVIHTTADFEFAELLRFSPDAIESGMACLRRKVPIITDVGMVKQGITTMVAKTFNNFLMAAVEQVLVADAGRTRTEIGILRCFEQYPQGIYVIGNAPTALLALCDRISESNLKPGLIIGAPVGFVSVVESKQALARLSVPQIRVEGRKGGSPVAAAILNALLVLAWENL, encoded by the coding sequence ATGCGCGACGGAGAACGGTTAAATCATCCCATTCTCGAACAGAGTTTTGCGATTATCGACCAAGAGATTGGCAATCATAGCTTAAATTCTTGGGAATACGCGATCGCCCGTCGGGTTATTCACACCACCGCTGATTTTGAATTTGCCGAGTTATTAAGATTCAGTCCCGATGCGATCGAATCCGGTATGGCTTGCCTGCGCCGTAAAGTGCCCATCATTACCGATGTCGGCATGGTTAAGCAGGGTATAACAACCATGGTAGCAAAAACTTTTAACAATTTTTTGATGGCTGCTGTCGAGCAAGTTTTAGTAGCCGATGCAGGCAGAACTCGCACGGAGATAGGAATTCTAAGATGCTTTGAGCAATACCCCCAGGGAATTTATGTCATTGGTAATGCACCTACTGCCTTACTAGCATTATGCGATCGCATTTCTGAGTCAAACCTTAAACCAGGATTAATTATTGGTGCGCCCGTGGGATTTGTTTCCGTGGTAGAGTCGAAACAAGCTTTGGCACGGCTAAGCGTCCCCCAAATTCGAGTAGAAGGACGCAAGGGAGGATCGCCCGTCGCTGCTGCAATTTTAAATGCATTATTAGTGCTAGCGTGGGAGAATTTATAA
- a CDS encoding bifunctional cobalt-precorrin-7 (C(5))-methyltransferase/cobalt-precorrin-6B (C(15))-methyltransferase yields the protein MIEVVGIGLDGAAGLSENVRAIVENATLLVGSDRHLSYFPKHPAKKLILSNFLEVIKEIKQHVDERVIILVSGDPLFFGLGRLLLEKFPSEQLRFHPHLTSVQLAFNRIKVPWQDAKVVSVHGRSLEKLTPLLQQGFEKIAILTDEKNNPSAIARFYLGLDLPTRYDFWICENLEDSQEKVSQFSAIELADLLADNFADLNIVILLRQSEEKERPLNVENLPLLGLPDSIFLSFQDRPGLMTKREIRLCLLGELGLQDGQIIWDIGAGTGSVSIEIARLCPSSQIYAIEKTAMGINLIKKNCLRLQVSNVIPIHGNAPEILTDLPETNRIFIGGSGGNLLDILETCQRKIASDGILVLALATLEHLNSSLVWLRDRDWSYRLLQVQISRSVPIGNMTRFSPLNPVTIITARLN from the coding sequence ATGATAGAAGTTGTTGGAATTGGATTAGATGGAGCGGCAGGACTGTCAGAGAACGTTAGAGCTATTGTAGAAAATGCAACTTTATTGGTTGGAAGCGATCGCCATTTAAGTTATTTCCCCAAACATCCAGCTAAAAAATTAATTTTAAGCAATTTTCTTGAAGTCATTAAAGAAATCAAACAGCATGTAGACGAACGAGTTATTATTTTAGTCAGTGGCGATCCTTTGTTTTTTGGATTGGGGCGTTTGCTGTTAGAAAAATTTCCATCAGAACAATTAAGATTTCATCCCCACCTTACGTCAGTACAATTAGCATTTAATCGAATTAAAGTTCCTTGGCAAGATGCAAAAGTTGTTAGCGTTCACGGACGGTCTTTAGAAAAGTTAACCCCTCTACTACAACAAGGTTTTGAAAAAATTGCTATTTTGACAGATGAAAAGAATAATCCAAGCGCGATCGCTCGTTTTTATTTAGGGTTGGATTTGCCGACGCGATATGATTTTTGGATTTGTGAAAATTTAGAAGATTCTCAAGAAAAAGTTTCTCAGTTTTCAGCAATAGAATTAGCCGATTTACTAGCGGATAATTTTGCCGATCTCAATATCGTTATTCTACTGCGTCAATCTGAGGAGAAAGAACGACCATTAAATGTTGAAAATCTACCTTTATTAGGATTGCCAGATAGCATATTTTTAAGTTTTCAAGATCGACCTGGTTTAATGACCAAGAGAGAAATTCGCCTCTGTCTTTTGGGCGAATTAGGATTACAAGATGGACAAATTATTTGGGATATTGGTGCTGGGACGGGTTCGGTTTCGATTGAAATAGCTCGTCTGTGTCCTTCCTCGCAAATATATGCGATCGAAAAAACAGCGATGGGAATTAATTTGATTAAAAAAAATTGCCTACGCTTGCAAGTTTCTAACGTTATTCCAATTCATGGAAATGCACCAGAGATACTAACTGATTTACCAGAAACCAACCGGATTTTTATTGGAGGTAGCGGTGGGAATTTACTTGATATTTTAGAAACGTGTCAAAGAAAAATAGCTTCTGATGGGATTCTAGTATTAGCCTTAGCGACTTTAGAACATTTAAATAGTAGTTTGGTTTGGTTGCGCGATCGCGATTGGAGTTATCGTTTATTACAAGTACAAATATCCCGTTCCGTTCCCATCGGAAATATGACCCGTTTTTCTCCATTAAATCCCGTTACTATTATTACGGCTAGGTTAAACTAG
- the pip gene encoding prolyl aminopeptidase has translation MRELYPPIEPYNEGKLKVSDLHTIYFEEVGNPQGKPVIFLHGGPGGGIDPIYRQYFDPQQWRIVLFDQRGCGKSTPHAELQENTTWDLVGDIDKLREHLGIEKWVVFGGSWGSTLSLAYSQTHPQRCQGLILRGIFLLRKKELLWFYQEGASNIFPDAWEEYLKPIPPEERGDLISAYYKRLTSEDKEIRLQAARAWSIWEASTSKLFQSEDLIQKFGENQFADAFARIECHYFVNGGFFKSENQLLENIDRIRHIPAVIVQGRYDVVCPMITAWELHKAWQEAEFIIVPDAGHSMTEPGIRSALLDATDKFASLT, from the coding sequence ATGCGAGAACTCTATCCACCAATTGAGCCTTACAATGAAGGCAAATTAAAAGTTTCCGATTTACATACAATCTATTTTGAAGAAGTAGGCAATCCTCAAGGAAAACCCGTTATTTTTCTTCATGGCGGACCAGGTGGTGGCATCGATCCTATCTATCGGCAATATTTCGATCCCCAACAATGGCGAATTGTTCTTTTCGATCAACGGGGTTGCGGGAAAAGTACGCCTCATGCTGAGTTGCAGGAAAATACAACTTGGGATTTAGTCGGCGATATCGACAAACTACGGGAACATTTAGGAATTGAAAAATGGGTAGTTTTTGGAGGGAGTTGGGGGAGTACGCTGTCTCTTGCCTATAGTCAAACTCATCCTCAACGTTGTCAGGGATTAATATTACGAGGGATTTTTCTACTGCGAAAAAAAGAATTGCTTTGGTTTTATCAAGAAGGCGCTAGTAATATTTTTCCCGATGCTTGGGAAGAATATCTGAAACCCATTCCTCCTGAAGAAAGAGGAGATCTCATCTCGGCGTACTATAAACGGTTAACTAGCGAAGATAAAGAAATCAGATTGCAAGCTGCGCGTGCTTGGTCGATTTGGGAAGCAAGTACAAGTAAACTTTTTCAATCTGAGGATCTGATTCAAAAGTTTGGAGAAAATCAATTTGCTGATGCATTTGCCAGAATTGAATGCCATTATTTTGTCAATGGTGGCTTTTTTAAAAGCGAAAATCAACTGTTAGAAAATATCGATCGCATTCGTCATATCCCAGCAGTCATCGTACAAGGACGCTATGATGTAGTTTGTCCGATGATAACAGCTTGGGAACTGCATAAAGCATGGCAAGAAGCAGAATTTATCATCGTTCCCGATGCCGGACATTCTATGACAGAACCAGGAATTCGCAGTGCTTTATTAGATGCCACAGATAAGTTTGCTAGTTTAACCTAG
- a CDS encoding alkaline phosphatase PhoX yields MALSRRNFLTLAGAGAATFALASLLRNYYVRATTGQSLLAKGFGELIPDPNGILDLPKRFQYRILSQTGKLMSDNNPVPTSHDGMAAFPGKNGATILVRNHELSPGQTPAVMAANTNKYYDRRSSGGTTTLIVDKDRQTIEEFVSLAGTNRNCSGGSTPWGSWISCEEDDLAPQSSDLSHLTTESIKHGYNFEVFADGKISPPLPLVAMGRFRHEAIAVAPKTGYIYQTEDREDSCIYRFRPKQNGNLKAGGILEALVIKDMPAVNTSLDFPMGNPKKVEWVKIEEVDPEKDTLRYEAQSKGAAIFRRGEGICFGNGEIYWTCTNGGKAGTGQIFRYNLASETVELFVESPGMEVLDYPDNLILTPFGHLMVCEDGLGEQFLVGITPEGEYYHFARNAFNNSEFAGICFAPDGQTMFVNIYDPGITLAIWGEWNQT; encoded by the coding sequence GTGGCTTTATCTCGACGAAATTTTTTGACTTTAGCGGGTGCAGGTGCTGCTACTTTTGCCTTAGCTTCTCTGCTGAGGAATTATTATGTGAGGGCAACTACAGGTCAATCTCTATTGGCGAAAGGATTTGGCGAACTGATTCCCGATCCCAATGGAATTTTAGATCTTCCAAAAAGATTTCAATATCGCATTCTTTCGCAAACGGGAAAGCTGATGAGCGATAATAATCCCGTGCCAACCAGTCATGATGGCATGGCAGCTTTTCCTGGCAAAAATGGAGCAACAATTTTAGTCCGCAATCACGAACTCAGTCCGGGACAAACTCCCGCAGTTATGGCAGCAAATACTAATAAATACTACGATCGGCGCTCGAGTGGGGGAACGACGACTCTAATTGTGGATAAAGATCGCCAAACCATTGAAGAATTTGTGTCTCTTGCTGGTACGAATCGTAACTGTTCTGGGGGTTCAACGCCTTGGGGGTCGTGGATTAGTTGTGAAGAAGACGATTTAGCACCACAATCTTCCGATCTCAGCCATTTGACAACAGAATCTATCAAGCACGGCTATAATTTTGAGGTTTTTGCTGATGGAAAAATTTCCCCTCCTCTTCCCCTTGTCGCAATGGGACGTTTTCGACACGAAGCGATCGCAGTCGCTCCCAAAACAGGCTATATTTATCAAACCGAAGATCGAGAAGATAGCTGTATTTATCGCTTTCGTCCTAAGCAAAATGGTAACTTAAAAGCGGGGGGAATTTTAGAAGCTTTAGTTATCAAAGATATGCCTGCGGTAAATACCAGCCTCGATTTTCCGATGGGCAACCCTAAAAAAGTAGAGTGGGTCAAAATTGAAGAAGTAGACCCCGAAAAAGATACGCTCCGCTATGAAGCACAATCGAAAGGAGCAGCTATTTTTAGGAGAGGGGAAGGAATTTGTTTTGGAAATGGCGAAATTTATTGGACTTGTACCAACGGAGGAAAGGCAGGGACAGGACAAATTTTTCGCTACAATCTTGCTTCTGAAACGGTAGAATTATTTGTCGAATCGCCAGGAATGGAAGTCTTGGATTATCCCGATAATTTAATCCTAACTCCTTTCGGTCATTTGATGGTTTGTGAAGATGGATTGGGCGAACAATTCTTAGTAGGAATTACTCCCGAAGGAGAATACTATCACTTCGCTCGCAATGCTTTTAATAATAGCGAATTTGCCGGAATTTGTTTTGCTCCCGACGGACAAACTATGTTTGTTAATATTTACGATCCTGGAATTACTCTGGCAATTTGGGGGGAGTGGAATCAAACATAA
- a CDS encoding YdcF family protein, whose amino-acid sequence MKKLDLRRKLARKQRKRLLKVVAIVILGAMLASLLFNIAVRLPSNASKPVDAVLVLGGSIQREIHAAWLTKDYPDIPFLISHGSDDPCILFIFQRAGARLEQVWLERCADSTFGNFFFSAPILRRWNAHKVKLVTSGSHIERAEWMAKILLGAQGMAVEIDPVQEKGIPGNRESRLKTTLDVTRSIVWSFFSQLIQPPCFDVKELANVDLQAWKEKGYACERLVN is encoded by the coding sequence GTGAAAAAGCTGGATTTGCGCCGCAAATTAGCTCGCAAGCAACGAAAAAGACTGCTCAAAGTAGTCGCGATCGTTATCTTAGGCGCGATGCTAGCTAGTTTGTTATTCAATATTGCCGTGCGATTGCCTTCCAATGCCTCGAAACCTGTAGATGCCGTGTTGGTATTGGGAGGTAGTATCCAACGAGAAATTCATGCAGCATGGTTGACAAAAGACTATCCAGATATTCCCTTCTTAATTTCACATGGTTCTGACGATCCCTGTATCTTATTCATTTTTCAACGAGCGGGCGCTAGATTGGAGCAAGTCTGGTTAGAAAGATGTGCCGATTCAACTTTTGGCAATTTCTTTTTCAGCGCGCCAATTCTACGTCGCTGGAATGCTCACAAAGTTAAATTAGTCACTTCTGGCAGTCATATAGAACGGGCGGAATGGATGGCAAAAATTTTACTAGGCGCTCAAGGAATGGCAGTCGAAATCGATCCTGTCCAAGAAAAAGGAATTCCGGGCAATCGAGAATCCAGACTGAAGACCACACTAGATGTAACTCGCAGCATAGTTTGGTCATTTTTTAGCCAATTGATTCAGCCCCCCTGCTTTGATGTCAAAGAGTTGGCGAATGTCGATTTACAAGCGTGGAAAGAAAAAGGATATGCCTGCGAGCGTCTAGTAAATTAG
- a CDS encoding HhoA/HhoB/HtrA family serine endopeptidase has translation MKRLGVYLSLLAIGAGAGVGGGYYLLSQQSKQMQETPQIVPTAFSKTLPIPSGSASQENLNFIARAVQKVGPAVVRIDAARQVSQQIPDSFEQPFFRRFFGQDLPIPREYIERGTGSGFILSADGRLLTNAHVVEGAARVKVTLKDGQVYDGQVVGIDKVTDVAVVKINASDLPTVTLGNAENLQPGEWAIAIGNPLGLDNTVTVGIISALGRSSSDVGVPDKRVRFIQTDAAINPGNSGGPLLNAAGEVIGVNTAIRADAQGLGFAIPIETAQRIAEQLFTKGKVDHPYLGIHMVTLSPELREELNRDKELNLNISTDRGVLVIRVIPNSPAAESGFRAGDIIERVSGQKVATATDVQEQVEKSQIGTTLKVEVNRDGDRKTLAVQPAAFPAEAEN, from the coding sequence ATGAAACGGCTAGGCGTATATTTGAGTTTGCTAGCAATCGGCGCGGGCGCAGGAGTAGGAGGAGGTTATTACTTACTTTCCCAACAATCTAAACAGATGCAAGAAACGCCCCAGATAGTTCCCACCGCTTTTAGTAAAACCTTGCCGATTCCATCGGGTTCGGCATCCCAAGAAAATTTAAACTTTATTGCCAGGGCAGTACAAAAAGTAGGACCCGCCGTCGTGCGGATCGATGCAGCTCGTCAGGTGAGCCAACAAATTCCGGACTCGTTCGAGCAACCCTTTTTTCGACGATTTTTCGGTCAAGACTTGCCAATTCCCAGAGAATATATAGAGAGAGGAACGGGATCGGGATTTATTCTTAGCGCCGACGGACGCTTGCTTACTAACGCACATGTAGTCGAAGGCGCAGCTCGCGTTAAGGTAACGCTCAAAGACGGTCAGGTGTATGACGGTCAGGTAGTAGGAATAGATAAGGTAACGGATGTAGCGGTGGTGAAAATTAACGCCAGCGACTTACCGACCGTGACGCTTGGCAATGCAGAAAACTTGCAACCGGGAGAATGGGCGATCGCAATTGGCAATCCTTTAGGTTTAGATAATACCGTCACGGTAGGAATTATTAGCGCTTTGGGTCGCTCTAGCAGCGATGTCGGCGTTCCCGACAAACGAGTCAGATTTATCCAAACCGATGCCGCGATCAACCCCGGTAACTCTGGCGGTCCCCTTCTCAACGCCGCAGGCGAAGTCATCGGTGTCAATACTGCGATTCGTGCCGACGCTCAAGGGTTGGGTTTTGCCATTCCCATCGAAACCGCCCAGCGAATTGCCGAACAACTGTTTACAAAAGGAAAAGTGGATCATCCGTATTTGGGAATTCACATGGTTACACTGTCTCCCGAATTGCGAGAAGAACTCAATCGAGACAAAGAACTCAACTTAAACATCTCTACGGATCGAGGCGTATTAGTCATCCGCGTCATCCCGAACTCGCCCGCAGCAGAGTCAGGTTTTCGAGCGGGAGATATCATTGAGAGAGTCAGCGGTCAAAAGGTAGCCACGGCTACTGACGTACAAGAACAAGTCGAAAAGAGCCAAATTGGAACGACACTAAAAGTCGAAGTCAATCGCGATGGCGATAGGAAAACCCTTGCCGTCCAACCCGCAGCGTTTCCAGCGGAGGCAGAAAACTAA